The window TCACGATGCCGCGTAACGCCGCAGCAGGAAGTTTCGGAAGAAGAACCACGCTGCCATCGGGATGCACAAGGAATTTGACCCGGTCCCCCGGCTTCAACCGGAGATGCTCACGAATCGCTTTCGGGATGGTAGCTTGACCCTTCTGGGTAATCGCAGATTCCATAATCCGTACTCCATTACATTATTGCAAAAGTAATACCATAGCGGGTGGCCGCGGTCAATCTGATTACATTGGGGGAAGCCGCTTCGTGGAGAAGACGACGTGAAGGAAGACACATGAGTGTGGCGCATACGGGTACGGCATTCTAAACCACCTGCCGAGTGCCGCCCCTCCGGGGCTCGGAGTTCGGGACGCTCACCCGGCATGGGATGCCGGGCTCACCTCACATCGTACCGCGAGACGCGGCACGAACAATAGTTCCTCATGATCGCGTAGGGAGGCGGCGTGGCCCAGCCTGTTTTCTGTTTCAGTGTGGAACTTAAGAAGTAGGGTGCCCCATCCTCGCGCGATGTTCGCGAGGGTGGGATACGATGAACGTGATCAGCCCAGGTTGTTTGTTGTTCTTGCGCTTCTTCCATTGGCCTATTCTGTTTCGGGAATCTAATTCGGCTGTGATTAGTGCGTCCGTGCTAAGGATAAAATGAAAAACGGAGTTCCGCACATTCTCGAATCCCACCCTCGCAAACAGCGCGCGAGGATGGGGCACTCTTTGCAATGGGATTCTGACGCAAATACGAAAACGGGAAGGCCTGGCCACCCCGCCCCCGGTTAATTTTCTGTCGTGCGAATCGAAGTTCGTCCTATGACGCGAATGACAATTT of the Acidobacteriota bacterium genome contains:
- a CDS encoding AbrB family transcriptional regulator: MESAITQKGQATIPKAIREHLRLKPGDRVKFLVHPDGSVVLLPKLPAAALRGIVKSHSRRPVSLAGMTRAVAEGASSSTPRPKRR